A stretch of the Pseudalkalibacillus hwajinpoensis genome encodes the following:
- the panC gene encoding pantoate--beta-alanine ligase, with the protein MKIIKTINEMQSFSKQAMRSGQKIGFVPTMGYLHEGHMSLVGEAVKQNDCVIMSVFVNPLQFGPNEDFDRYPRDLKRDEELASQAGVDVLFYPGVTEMYPKERTTKLTVQERVNTLCGESRPGHFDGVATVVLKLLQITLPDRAYFGMKDAQQVAVIKGLVDDFNVPVEIVPCPIIREKDGLAKSSRNVYLTPTERKEAIQLSRSLSAASKALSDGEINPERIKDIVSTYLSETSGSIDYVEVLAYPALEKVDVITEDVIIAVAVQFSAARLIDNIVALKSEIAIGV; encoded by the coding sequence ATGAAGATTATAAAGACTATTAACGAAATGCAATCATTCTCAAAACAAGCGATGAGATCAGGTCAGAAGATTGGGTTTGTACCAACCATGGGTTATCTTCATGAAGGGCATATGAGCCTTGTGGGAGAAGCTGTGAAGCAAAATGATTGCGTTATCATGAGTGTGTTTGTAAATCCACTTCAATTCGGTCCGAATGAAGACTTTGATCGCTATCCCCGAGACCTAAAGCGAGATGAAGAACTAGCTAGTCAGGCAGGAGTAGATGTTTTATTCTATCCTGGTGTAACGGAAATGTATCCGAAGGAGCGTACGACAAAGCTAACCGTTCAAGAACGTGTTAATACATTATGTGGTGAATCTAGACCTGGCCATTTTGATGGCGTAGCTACAGTCGTTTTGAAATTGTTGCAAATTACACTACCTGATCGAGCTTATTTTGGTATGAAGGATGCTCAACAAGTAGCTGTGATAAAAGGGCTTGTCGATGACTTTAATGTACCTGTTGAGATTGTCCCTTGTCCTATCATTAGAGAGAAGGATGGGCTTGCCAAAAGTTCAAGGAATGTGTATTTAACACCGACCGAGCGGAAAGAAGCCATTCAACTTTCACGAAGTTTAAGTGCTGCTTCAAAAGCACTTAGTGATGGCGAAATAAATCCGGAACGAATTAAAGATATCGTTTCAACTTACTTAAGCGAAACTTCTGGAAGTATTGATTATGTAGAAGTGTTAGCCTACCCTGCATTAGAGAAGGTAGATGTGATAACAGAAGACGTTATCATAGCGGTTGCCGTTCAATTCTCTGCTGCAAGGCTAATTGATAATATTGTAGCGCTAAAAAGCGAAATAGCGATAGGAGTGTAG